The Triticum dicoccoides isolate Atlit2015 ecotype Zavitan chromosome 6A, WEW_v2.0, whole genome shotgun sequence genome has a window encoding:
- the LOC119317683 gene encoding aspartyl protease family protein At5g10770-like isoform X1, giving the protein MAPAPLPLLVAAFSLLFAAATPIRDVADACSSQVQAADFEHLNSSAMHLPLHHSRGPCSPVSAPSDLPFSAVLTHDDSRIASLAARLAKAPSSSSSARPTVTVASLYRANDEVDGVAASLASVPLTPGTSYGVGNYVTRMGLGTPAKPYIMVVDTGSSLTWLQCSPCRVSCHRQSGPVFDPKTSSSYAAVSCSTPQCNDLSTATLNPAACSSSDVCIYQASYGDSSFSVGYLSKDTVSFGSNSVPNFYYGCGQDNEGLFGRSAGLMGLARNKLSLLYQLAPTLGYSFSYCLPSSSSSGYLSIGSYNPGQYSYTPMVSSTLDDSLYFIKLSGMTVAGKPLAISSSEYSSLPTIIDSGTVITRLPTTVYDALSKAVAGAMKGTKRADAYSILDTCFVGQASSLRVPAVSMAFSGGAALKLSAQNLLIDVDSSTTCLAFAPARSAAIIGNTQQQTFSVVYDVKSNRIGFAAGGCR; this is encoded by the exons GCCGACGCCTGCTCCTCGCAAGTGCAGG CTGCAGATTTCGAGCACCTGAACAGCTCCGCCATGCACCTCCCGCTGCACCACTCGCGGGGCCCCTGCTCGCCGGTGTCGGCCCCGTCGGACCTCCCCTTCTCAGCGGTGCTCACCCACGACGACTCCCGCATCGCGTCCCTGGCCGCGCGCCTCGCCAAggcgccgtcgtcgtcgtcctcggcgCGCCCCACGGTCACGGTGGCCTCGCTCTACCGGGCGAACGACGAGGTCGACGGCGTCGCGGCCTCCCTGGCGTCCGTGCCGCTCACGCCGGGCACGTCGTACGGCGTGGGCAACTACGTGACCCGCATGGGCCTGGGCACCCCGGCCAAGCCGTACATCATGGTGGTGGACACGGGGTCCTCCCTCACCTGGCTCCAGTGCTCCCCCTGCCGGGTGTCGTGCCACCGCCAGTCCGGCCCGGTGTTCGACCCCAAGACGTCCAGCTCCTACGCCGCCGTCTCCTGCTCCACGCCGCAGTGCAACGACCTCTCCACCGCCACGCTCAACCCGGCGGCCtgctcctcctccgacgtctgcatCTACCAGGCCAGCTACGGCGACAGCTCCTTCTCCGTGGGCTACCTCAGCAAGGACACCGTCTCCTTCGGCTCCAACAGCGTGCCCAACTTCTACTACGGGTGCGGGCAGGACAACGAGGGCCTCTTCGGCCGCTCCGCCGGCCTCATGGGCCTGGCCCGCAACAAGCTCTCGCTGCTCTACCAGCTCGCGCCCACCCTCGGCTACTCCTTCTCCTActgcctcccctcctcctcctcctccggctaccTCTCCATCGGCTCCTACAACCCGGGCCAGTACTCCTACACGCCCATGGTCTCCAGCACGCTCGACGACTCgctctacttcatcaagctctCCGGAATGACCGTCGCCGGCAAGCCGCTGGCCATCTCCTCCTCCGAGTACTCCAGCCTGCCCACCATCATCGACTCCGGCACGGTCATCACGCGCCTGCCCACCACCGTCTACGACGCCCTCAGCAAGGCGGTGGCGGGGGCCATGAAGGGGACCAAGCGCGCCGACGCCTACTCCATCCTCGACACGTGCTTCGTGGGCCAGGCCTCGAGCCTGCGCGTCCCGGCGGTCAGCATGGCCTTCTCCGGCGGCGCGGCGCTCAAGCTGTCGGCGCAGAACCTGCTCATCGACGTGGACAGCTCCACGACGTGCCTCGCCTTCGCGCCCGCCAGGAGCGCCGCCATCATCGGCAACACCCAGCAGCAGACGTTCAGCGTCGTCTACGACGTCAAGAGCAACAGGATCGGCTTCGCCGCCGGCGGCTGCAGATAA
- the LOC119317683 gene encoding aspartyl protease family protein At5g10770-like isoform X2, with translation MAPAPLPLLVAAFSLLFAAATPIRDVADACSSQVQDFEHLNSSAMHLPLHHSRGPCSPVSAPSDLPFSAVLTHDDSRIASLAARLAKAPSSSSSARPTVTVASLYRANDEVDGVAASLASVPLTPGTSYGVGNYVTRMGLGTPAKPYIMVVDTGSSLTWLQCSPCRVSCHRQSGPVFDPKTSSSYAAVSCSTPQCNDLSTATLNPAACSSSDVCIYQASYGDSSFSVGYLSKDTVSFGSNSVPNFYYGCGQDNEGLFGRSAGLMGLARNKLSLLYQLAPTLGYSFSYCLPSSSSSGYLSIGSYNPGQYSYTPMVSSTLDDSLYFIKLSGMTVAGKPLAISSSEYSSLPTIIDSGTVITRLPTTVYDALSKAVAGAMKGTKRADAYSILDTCFVGQASSLRVPAVSMAFSGGAALKLSAQNLLIDVDSSTTCLAFAPARSAAIIGNTQQQTFSVVYDVKSNRIGFAAGGCR, from the exons GCCGACGCCTGCTCCTCGCAAGTGCAGG ATTTCGAGCACCTGAACAGCTCCGCCATGCACCTCCCGCTGCACCACTCGCGGGGCCCCTGCTCGCCGGTGTCGGCCCCGTCGGACCTCCCCTTCTCAGCGGTGCTCACCCACGACGACTCCCGCATCGCGTCCCTGGCCGCGCGCCTCGCCAAggcgccgtcgtcgtcgtcctcggcgCGCCCCACGGTCACGGTGGCCTCGCTCTACCGGGCGAACGACGAGGTCGACGGCGTCGCGGCCTCCCTGGCGTCCGTGCCGCTCACGCCGGGCACGTCGTACGGCGTGGGCAACTACGTGACCCGCATGGGCCTGGGCACCCCGGCCAAGCCGTACATCATGGTGGTGGACACGGGGTCCTCCCTCACCTGGCTCCAGTGCTCCCCCTGCCGGGTGTCGTGCCACCGCCAGTCCGGCCCGGTGTTCGACCCCAAGACGTCCAGCTCCTACGCCGCCGTCTCCTGCTCCACGCCGCAGTGCAACGACCTCTCCACCGCCACGCTCAACCCGGCGGCCtgctcctcctccgacgtctgcatCTACCAGGCCAGCTACGGCGACAGCTCCTTCTCCGTGGGCTACCTCAGCAAGGACACCGTCTCCTTCGGCTCCAACAGCGTGCCCAACTTCTACTACGGGTGCGGGCAGGACAACGAGGGCCTCTTCGGCCGCTCCGCCGGCCTCATGGGCCTGGCCCGCAACAAGCTCTCGCTGCTCTACCAGCTCGCGCCCACCCTCGGCTACTCCTTCTCCTActgcctcccctcctcctcctcctccggctaccTCTCCATCGGCTCCTACAACCCGGGCCAGTACTCCTACACGCCCATGGTCTCCAGCACGCTCGACGACTCgctctacttcatcaagctctCCGGAATGACCGTCGCCGGCAAGCCGCTGGCCATCTCCTCCTCCGAGTACTCCAGCCTGCCCACCATCATCGACTCCGGCACGGTCATCACGCGCCTGCCCACCACCGTCTACGACGCCCTCAGCAAGGCGGTGGCGGGGGCCATGAAGGGGACCAAGCGCGCCGACGCCTACTCCATCCTCGACACGTGCTTCGTGGGCCAGGCCTCGAGCCTGCGCGTCCCGGCGGTCAGCATGGCCTTCTCCGGCGGCGCGGCGCTCAAGCTGTCGGCGCAGAACCTGCTCATCGACGTGGACAGCTCCACGACGTGCCTCGCCTTCGCGCCCGCCAGGAGCGCCGCCATCATCGGCAACACCCAGCAGCAGACGTTCAGCGTCGTCTACGACGTCAAGAGCAACAGGATCGGCTTCGCCGCCGGCGGCTGCAGATAA